The following nucleotide sequence is from Rhodospirillales bacterium RIFCSPLOWO2_02_FULL_58_16.
CACAATCTCGACATCAAAAACTTCGTTATCCCGCCGGACAAAGCAGACGCGCCACTGATCGTTAATCCTGATGCTCATCCGGCCCTTGCGGTCGCCTTTCAGATGCTCCAGCCGGTTGCCGGGCGGATTTTTCAGATCATCAAGGGTCTGCGCGGCATCAAGCTGACGCAGTTTCCGCAAGGCCCGATCCTGCATGTCGCCGGGAAACTTGCGGGACTTTTCACCGTTCCAGATTTTCTCGGTATCCTTGCATCTAAATGACCTGATCATCCGTCAATTCTCATTGTAGCGGTTGTATGCAGTCCGTACAACATAATAATTTCACATCCGCAACCGGCGGGGTAAATTCGGTGATTTGTTCTTTTACCGCTTTCAGGACGGAAAAGCTTCGGTTATTCATCTCCGTATGCCGAAAAAGGATTGTGACGCTCACCCGAAGTTCCCGGCCAACCCTTCCCGAACCGGCGGGCGTCTGGTTGTCGCCTCCCTGCTCGCCCACGGCGTCGATGCCGTGTTCTGCGTACCCGGCGAGAGCTACCTGGAGGTGCTGGACGCGCTGCATGACGTAAGCGACCGGATCAGGCTGATCGCCTGCCGCCACGAGCACGGCGCCTCCAATATGGCCGAGGCCTACGCCAAGCTCACCGGCAAGCCCGGCGTCTGCATGGCGACTCGCGGACCCGGCGCCTGCAACGCCGCCATCGGGGCGCATACCGCCTTCCAGGACTCGACGCCGATGATTCTGCTGATCGGACAGGTGGCGCGCCCCAACATAGGCCGCGAGGCCTTCCAGGAAGTTGACTTCAGGCGCATGTTTGCTCCGCTGGCCAAACGGGTGGAGCAGATTGACGACAGCGGACAGGTTCCCGAAATCATGGCCCGCGCCTTTCATGACGCCGTTTCGGGACGCCCCGGCCCGGTAGTGCTGGCATTGCCCGAAGACATGCTGCGCGAGACAACCGGGGCGCCGGACGTCGGCCCTTTCAAGCCGACCCATGCCGAACCCGACGCCGCCGACATGGAAGCGATGATGAAGCTGCTGGCGAAATCCCGGCGACCTGTGGCAATGCTCGGCGGCGGCGGATGGACTTCGCAGGCGCGCCTCGACATCGCCTCCTTCGTCGAGGCCAACGCCCTTCCCGTATGCGCCTCGTTCCGCTGCAACGATCTGCCGGACAATCGCCATCCCTGCTACATCGGCGAGATGGGCATAAGCCCCGACCCGGCGCTGGTCCGGCGCATCAAGGACAGCGACCTGCTGCTGGCGGTGGGGGCGCGACTCGGCGAGAAAACCACCCAGGGCTATACCCTGATCGGCTGTCCCACGCCCGAACAGACCCTGATCCATGTCTACCCGTCCGCCGAAGAACTTGGGCGCGTCTTTCACCCGAATCTGGCTATCCATTCGGCTATGGCCGGCTTTGCCGCCGCCGCCGCCGGCCTCAAGCCGATAGCCGGCAGGCAATGGCGCCGGTGGACCGAGGAAGCCCGCAATGACTACATAAAGAACTTTGAGCCGCCTGCCTCCGGCGGACCATTGGACCTGGGCCGGGTCATGGTCGAGCTGGACAAAATGCTGCCCGCCGATGCGGTAATCACCGTCGACGCCGGCAACTTCTCGGGCTGGCCGCAGAGGTTTCTTACTTTCGGCGGCGGACGCCGGATGCTGGGGGCGACCAGCGGCGCCATGGGTTACGGCGTGCCGGCGGCGGTAGCTTCCATGATCGCCGATCCCAAGCGGTGCGCGGTGGGAATGGTCGGCGACGGCGGCTTCGCCATGACCGGCCAGGAACTGGCGACGGCGGCGCTGTACGGCGTTGCCCCGATAATTCTCGTTTTCAACAACCGCATGTACGGCGCCATCCGCATGCACCAGGAACGCCGCCATCCGGGGCGCGTCATCGGCACCGACCTCTATGATATCGACTTTGCCGCCCTGGCCGAAGCCTACGGCGCTCACGGCGAAAGGGTAAAGAAAACCGAGGACTTCGCCCCGGCGTTCTCCCGCGCCCGCGCCTCCGGCAAACCGGCGCTGATCGAGTTGAGATACGATCCCGATATCATCAACACCCGCACCACCCTATCCGCCGTCAGGGCGGCGGCGCTTCATCCGTCGGCGTCATGAATAACTCTCAACCGATTCACATCATCGGCGGCGGTCTGGCCGGCTCGGAAGCCGCCTGGCAGACGGCCCGTTTAGGCGTTCCGGCGATCATTCACGAGATGCGTCCGAATCGTCTGACCGAGGCTCATGTCACCGGCAACTTGGCCGAACTGGTGTGTTCCAACTCGTTGCGCTCCGACGATGCCGAATACAACGCCGTCGGCCTGCTGCACGAGGAAATGCGGCGGATGGGATCGCTGATCATGCGCTGCGCCGACGCCAACAAGGTGCCGGCGGGGGCCGCCCTCGCCGTTGACCGGGAGGGGTTCAGCAAGGCGGTCCAGCAGGCGCTGGAAGACGAACCGCTGGTCACCATCAGGCGCGAGGAAGTCACCGAATTGGATGACCGGGATTCGGTGATCATCGCCACCGGGCCGCTGACCTCGCCGGCGCTCGCCGAAGCCATCCGCCGGATGACCGGCGAGGACTCGCTGGCCTTCTTCGACGCCCTGGCGCCGATTGTTTACAAGGACTCCATCGACTTTACCAAGGCCTGGTTTCAGTCCCGCTACGACAAGGGGGAGGGCAGCGACTACATCAACTGTCCGTTGGATCATAACCAATACGAGACCTTTGTCGCCGCCCTGACCACCGCCGCCACCGTCGATTTCCGCGACTGGGAGAAGGACACTCCCTACTTTGAAGGCTGCCTGCCGATCGAGGTGATGGCGTCGCGGGGGCCGCAGACACTGGCCTATGGCCCGATGAAGCCGGTGGGCCTGACCAACCCCCGCAACCCGCAGACCAAACCCCGCGCCGTGGTCCAACTGCGTCAGGATAATGCGCTGGGGACGTTGTACAACATGGTCGGTTTCCAGACCAAGATGACCCATGGCGAGCAGAAACGCCTTTTCACCACCATCCCCGGCCTGGAAGGGGCCGAGTTCGCCCGCCTCGGCGGTCTGCACCGCAACACTTTCATCAACAGCCCCAAACTGCTGGACGGCACGTTGCGTTTACGACAATCCATTCGTTTCGCCGGGCAGATCACCGGCTGCGAAGGCTATGTCGAGAGCGCCGGCGTCGGCCTGCTGGCCGGCCGTTTTGCCGGTCGGGAGCGTCTTGGCCGGGAGCCGTCGCCGCCGCCGCCGGAAACGGCGCTGGGCGCTATTCTCGGCCACATCACCGGCGGCGCCAACCCGGAAACCTTTCAGCCGATGAACGTCAACTTCGGCCTGTTCCCCCCCATCGACGCCAGAAACGACAAGGGCCGCCTGTTAAAAGGCCGCGACCGCAAACAAGCCATGTCCAAAAGAGCGCTGGACGCGCTGGACGCATGGCTGAAGGCTACTTAAGCCATATGTCCGGCGATTACGGTTTCCCTTGTCATGGGGAAATCTGCTATAGTTCCAACCATGCGGCAAGGTTTGAGAAAGGCATCAGCGTGGGACGCACGGCGCTAAAGCAGCCACCTGCCCGAATGACGGTGGAGGAATTCCTGGTCTGGGACGGTGACGCCGACGCTCGATACGAGTTGGTGGGCGGCGAAGTTTTCGCCATGGCTCCGCCGGGACCGGGGCACAGCAAGATAGCCTTCAACTGCGGTCACGAGATCGCACGCCGGTTGAGGCCTCCATGCGGTGGGTTTTCGGAAGCCGGCATACGAATTCCCGGCAGGGATGACGCCTACTACCAAGCCGACCTTGCGGTAAGTTGTACGCCGCCGGCAGCCGGTTCTGCTCATGTTTTCGACCCGGTCGTAATTATCGAAATTCTATCGCCGTCTACTGCCGCCCATGACCGGGCAATCAAGCTGCCGGACTATCGCAGGATACCATCCGTCAAAGAAATCATTCTTATTTCATCCGATGCCGTCAAGGCGGAACAGTGGCGTCGTTCGGCAGAAACCTGGACTGTTATCGACGTGGAGGGGAAAGACGCAGTTCTCCTCCTCTCATCCATCGGCATCGAGATTCTGTTGGGAGCTGTCTATGAAGGCGTAGCGTTTGAGGCGGATAAAACGGGATGATTTTGAAACAGGGCTGAGGTCACGCAGCTTGCAAATTCACAATTCAAGACCTGACCTCGATGCGCACTCCCCCTTAAACCCCATCGCCACCAGATACATCTCGGCGGAGTCTGAGCGGCTTGCCGGCGGCTTGGCGTGGCGCACATTTTTGAACAGGCGGTTGATATCGGCGAGAAGCTGCTGTTCGGTTCCGCCTTGCAGCACCTTGCAGACAAATGCTCCGTCCGCCGCCAGTATCTCGCAGGCGAAGGCGAACGCCGCCTCGCACAGGCCCATGATCCGCAAGTGATCGGTGGCGGTATGGCCGGTGGCCGGCGACGCCATATCGCAAAGCACCGTATCCGCCGGACCGCCGAGGGCTTCCCTGATAAGGGCCGGGGCTTGGTCATCAAGGAAGTCACAGTGAATGATCTTGGCGCCGCTTACCGGCTCCATTTCACAAATATCCAACGCCGCCACCAAGGCTTCGCCCTTATCCGCCTTCACCCGTTCGACGGCGACCTGGGTCCATCCTCCCGGCGCCGCGCCCAGGTCCACGACTCTTGAGCGCGGCTTGAGAAAATGGAAACGGTCATCCAGTTCAATCAGCTTGAAGGCGGCGCGGGAGCGATAGCCCCGCCGGGCGGCTTCGGCAACGTAGGGATCGTTGAGTTGGCGCTTGAGCCAAAGCGTTGAAGAGGTCTTGCGTTTCTTGGCCGTTTTTACACGGGTGGCGACGCCCCGACCGCTTAGACGTACGCCGCCCTTTGAACCCTTGCCCCGACCGGCGGTCATCGTCCGGCGCCGGAAGAAAGCTCGCCGTCCTCGGCCATCATCCCAAGCAGCAACCCCTCGCGGATGCCGCGATCAGCGGCGCGCAGCCGCTTCACCGGCCAGCGCCGCAGAATGGCTTCGAGAAAGGCGCACCCCCCCACCGCCAGTTCGGCGCGCTGGCGACCGATACATGGAATGACGGCGCGCTCGGCGCGGTTCATGGCGGCGAGGCGGGAAGCGATAGCCAGGACAGGCTCAACGTCCATGTCCAGACCATCAACCATGGAGCGGCTGTAGTGCGGCAGATCCAGATACAGGCCGCCGAGCATAGTCACGGTGCCGGACGTTCCCAGCATCTGAACCTTGCCGCCGGCGATCTCGCCGTAAATCGAGTTCCTGGCGTCGAAATCCGACAGGCCGGTATCGATCAGCTTCATCATCTCGGCGTAAGAACGGCTTGATATCGCATCGCAGCCGAAACGTTCGGCCAGAGCAACCACGCCTAATGGAATCGATATCATATCAAGCAATCGCGGCGGTCGGCCTTGGGTCAACTCGATCCACATCAATTCGGTGCTGCCGCCGCCGATATCAACGATCAGCCCGTAGGGAGTATCGGCGCTCAACAATATTGCGCAACCGGCAAGCGTCAATTCAGATTCTTCCTTGGCCGATATCGTCTCCAGAACGATCCCGGCTTCCGCCTTAACCTTTTCCGCGAACTCCCGATTGTTGGCGGCGCGACGGCAAGCCTCGGTGGCGACGGCGCGGATTCGACGCACTTTTCCTTTATGTATTTTTGCGGAACAAACCTTAAGGGCGTCGATAGCGCGTTCAATGGCGGCGTCGCCGAGGCGGGAGCCGGTCGATAATCCCTCGCCCAGGCGGATGATGCGCGAGAATGAACCAAAAACGCAAAGCTCTCCATTAACGGAGGAAGCCATCAACATGCGGCAATTGCCGGTTCCAAGATCGATTGCCGCGTAAGCGGGCGCGCTACGCAAGTCGGCGTCGCCGGCGCATTCTTCCTGCGGATAAATCCCCACTTTGCGCGACACCCGGATAGCCCCCCAGCTATTTGGATAGATTTTCTTTACTTTTATCACCGTCGGCAGGATTAACGGCGGCGCCCTGGATGTCTTCCGCCTGACGCTGCAGGGAAGCATAGGCGCGAACGGAGAACGGAATAGTTACAAGGTAGACGGACAAACTGATCGACAGAGTCGCCCACGGGGCGCTGGCCAGCGAAGCGACAACCAGACCGACGATCAGCATCATCGGCAACACCCAAGGGATGGGAACCTTGAACTTCTTGAAGGCGAAAGTGGGAATGCGGCTGACCAGCAGTCCCGCCACCGTTACCAGAAAGATCGATGTCACCCACGGCTGCCGGAAAAAGCCATCGCCTAACTGAAGGGAAAAGATCAACGGCAAAAGCACCAGTCCGGCGCCCGCCGGCGTCGGAACTCCGGTAAAGAAATTATAGGACCAGGGCGGGGCGCCCGGCTCATCTATATTGGTATTGAAACGCGCCAGCCTGAGCACGCAACACACGCAAAACAACATCACCAGCAACCATCCCGCCCTGCCGGCGTCTTTCATCGTCCATAGATACAGGATTATCGCCGGCGCCACCCCGAAGCTGACAAAATCGGCCAGCGAGTCCAACTCGGCGCCGAACTTGCTGGTGCCCTTGAGGATGCGCGCGACGCGACCGTCCAGGGCGTCCAGAATGGCGGCGACGACGATAGCCAGCACCGCATGTTCCCATCTGTCCTGAATGGCGAAGCGGATCGCCGTCAGGCCGGAGCACATGGCCATAAGAGTGAGGATGTTGGGGATCATCCTGTTGAAGGGAAGCCCCTTCAGGCGAGGGCGGCGAGGGCGTCTTGCCATGTTTCTAACGCACCTCCCCGACGCGCGGCGGTTCCTTGGCGTTGATGTCGGCGATGACGGTCTCTCCGGCCGTCGTAAGTTGTCCGACGGCGACCAGCGGCGACACGCCCTCGGGCAGGTAGACATCGACCCTGCTGCCGAAACGGATAAGACCGAAACGCTCACCGGCGCGCACCGTCTGATTTTCACTGAGCAGGCACAGGATGCGCCTGGCGACCAGTCCGGCAATCTGGACGAAGGCGATGTCGTGACCTTCCGCCGTTTTCATGCGTACGCCCTGGCGTTCGTTGAACTTGCTGGCCTTATCCAGCGAGGCGTTGAAAAACTTGCCCGGCGTATAGACCAGCTTGGTGATGACGCCGTCGCACGGCGCCCGATTCACATGAACGTTAAAGACATTCATAAAGATACAAACCCGCAGCCTCGCTTCGTCGCCCATATCCAGTTCCGGCGGCGGCGGCGCCCGGTCGATAAACTGAACAACGCCGTCGGCGGGGCTGACGATCAGCCCTTGACGGGTCGGCGTCACCCGCTGCGGATCGCGAAAGAAATAGACGCACCACAGGGTCAAAACAACGCCGACCCAGCCCAGGGGCCGGGCGACAAGGGCCAACGCCACAGAGACCGCCGCGAACAAAGCGATAAACGGCAGACCGGCGCGGTTGACGGGAACCAGGATGGTTTTCAATCTTTGTTTCCTTGTTTTGACGGCAAGGTAAAAATTTGTCCCGGATAAATCAGGTCCGGGTTTTTGATCTGCTCTGCATTGGCCTCATATATGACGGTAAACTGCGTTCCTTGACCATAGGTATTGCGGGCGATGCGCCACAAACTGTTGCCGGGCTGGACAATAACGGTAGCGGCATTTTTTTCCTTCGGCGATTCGGCGCGGGTGAAAGGAATTTCAATCCGCGCCAGCACCTTGCCGGCGGCATCCACCTGATCGGCCCTAAGGGAGTAGTCGCCGGGCGCGATCACTGATTGGGGACTCATGCGCCAGCCGCCGTCGCCGCCGGCCCGGACGCGGCCGATAAGGCCGTTGTTCAGGTAAATTTGCAGTAATCCGCCGGCCGCCGCACGACCGCTGATAAACAGTTTGCCGGAGTCGCCATAGTCGATGGAGTCGATGGAAATGGAGAAGATATTTTCTTTTGCCGAAGGCGTCGGTTTCTGCAACACGACGCCGGCGCCCTGACCGTCCTTGGCGACCTTCACCGCCAAGGCCTGGGACGGCTCCGCCGTTTCACGACCGGCAATATCCTTGTTCTTCTCCGGCGCCACCAGCACGACCATATCCGCAGAGGCCAGCGGCGCCGCCCCCCCAAAACGCATTTCCAGGCTTAGTTGGTGGCTGCCCGGCTCCAGCGGCTTGGCGGGAATAAACACCCATTCGCCGCTCTCATCGGCAGTAACAACTCCGATTTCCTTGCCGTCGTCCAGGATGGCGACGACGCTGCCGGGCATAGCCCTTCCGGCAATGACGGTATCTCCCTTGGGGTTGATGCGGGCAATGTCAAAACTCGGCGGAACGACAGGAGCGGCTTTTGCGGGTTGTTCAGGCTTTGTCGCGGGAGCCGCCTTCTGTTTTGCGGGCGGTCGGGCATTTTGCATATCGTCGCCGCCGTTCCGCCACAGGGGGAAGTTCAATCCGATGGCGACGGCGACGACGCCGGCGCCGATAACGGCGAGCAACAGCGGACGATTCACTAAAATCACCTCAAGCCAAGCGCGTCCCTGATCGGAACCGCCATAAACTTACGTCGTTTACATTAATACGGCGCTTCATACGGCGCAACGCCTGCCCTACTTCTTGCCGGGCATTATGAGTTTTTTCGCCATCAGATGGAGCCTGAGCCTGTCATCGGGGCTGAGGTCGCCGAGGACTTTTGCCTTGTCGCGCTGAGTCGCCAGGGCCTGACGGATCAATGCCCGGCGGGTGTCCGTTATTTTCGGGCTGCTGCCGCCGCCGGGCGGCGCTGGTCGCCCCTGAGCCGCAGGCGCCGCATTCAAGGTTCCTTCGTCAAGGGCCTTCTCCAGTCTGGTTAAAGCATCAAACAGACGATCCGGCTCGACCGGCTTCGCAACTCTCTCGTCCGGACACAGTAATTCATTCTGGTTTTTGGGAGCGGCGCTTTTCCCCGTGACCAGCGACATTATGGCCTTGGAGACAAATTTCTTCAGCATGGCCGTTGGTCAGGATAATCCGCCGGCATCGGTGGAAACCCAGCGGAAAAAAACGGGCAGACGGCGTCTGCGGGAGTCGGCGGTGGTGCCTTGAGAGGCGACGAACGATTTCTGGACTTTAGTCGAGAAATCCTGCGGACAGGCGAAATAGGCCCAAAGGGAGAGAAGTTCCCCGCAATGGGGCGGCATTTTATTGATCAGGTCACACATGAACTTGCGCCCCGATCCGTCACGCCCCTCGCCCTCGGTAATCTCTTGGCGCAGCATCTGCCTGATTCCATTCATGCCGTTGCGGATTTTTTCAGGGTCGTATTCAGGCAGAGCTTTATAGACCATGATGTCGGTAATATCCGGCGGGTCGAAATTGTTCTCTACGGCGCCGGTCTTGATGATGTCCCAGACCTGCGAGGCTTCCTTTTCAAGTTCTTCGTTAAGTTTGATCGCGGTGGTCAGGTAAGTCTTTTTCTTATCGCGTTTGAACACATTAAGCAGGGACTTTTTTTTATGTTTGTCCCTCTTTCTTGCCTCTTCGGCCTTGTTTATGGCGCTTATGGTATTCTTGATGTTATCCCAGCGGTTTTCCCAGACGTAGCGGACGACGTTTTCCTTCAGCGGCTTTTCAAATTCGGCCATGAAGGCGTTTTCGTCAGCTTCTTCCATGTTCATGCTCTGAGCCATAATCCTGATGCGGCGATTATCGAGCACGGCGGGTATGATGTAGGCGCGGATGGCCTTTTCAAAAACATCGGCGAATCCCGGCGCCAGGATAAACGGCAACGGCGTCGAATGTTCCGTAGTGATTTGCCAGGGCGTGAGCTTCTCGCGGAGAAAAGCGCACAAGCTTTCGGTGAATGCCGCCTCAAAGCTTGCGTTGAGCTTGGGCGCGTCTTCCGCCTCATTTTCAGCGGGGACGACCGCCAAAGCGGGTTTGGCGGACTGGGTGAGCGCCCTGGCGGCTGTTTCGAGAGCCGCCGCCCGACTGATCTGGGTAAGAGGCTCAATCACCTTCAGCGCCCGCTGTTTTCTTTCTGTAAAGTCCTGCTTTTTAGAGATGAATTCGATGACCTGCTTGGAAAGCTCGGAATAGGTCTCCGGGTTTGCCTGGAGAGATTCCAGCAATACCATGACCGCGTCCCGCACGGTGCCGTCCAACTTGTCGGCATCCGGCGTTTCTTCGATACGCTGACGCCAATATGTGAAGTTTTTTTGCAGCGGCATAATTACCTTATAGCCAATGTTGCCGCGATAGTGTCAAGGTTTTGAAGTTAACCCGATATAATGCCGCCGATTGTCGTCTTAGGGCGTGATTTTTGCGCCGCCGACGGTTATATGGATGGCAATATCTTTTTGCGACGGACATAAACATGACGGTCCTGGTTACCGGCGCCGCCGGCTTCATCGGTTTTCACGTTTGCCAAGCGCTTGTTAAGCGGGGCGAGCGGGTGGTCGGCGTTGATAACCTGAATGACTACTATGATGTTTCCCTGAAAAAGGCGCGCCTCGCCGTCCTCAAGGATGAGGACGGGTTCTCCTTCGAGCGTCTGGATATCGCCGAGCGCGCCGATGTGGATAGTCTGATCAAAAACCACGGGGATATCGACCGAATCGTTCATCTGGCGGCCCAGGCGGGGGTGCGCTATTCCCTGATCGACCCCTACGCCTACACCCGCGCCAACATCGAGGGACATCTGGTGCTTCTCGAAGCCTGCCGTCGGCTGAAACCTTTTCATCACATGGTTTACGCCTCGTCATCATCGGTCTACGGGTCTAACGAAAAAATGCCGTTCGCGGTGGATGACCGCACCGACTCCCCGTTGTCCCTTTACGGCGCCACCAAAAAGGCAATGGAAGTGATGAGCCATGCCTATGCTCATCTTTTTGAACTGCCGCAGACGGGGCTGCGCTTCTTTACGGTATATGGCCCTTGGGGGCGGCCCGATATGGCGGCCTTTATATTTGTGCGCAAGATACTGGCCGGCGAGCCGATCCCCGTCTTCAATAACGGCGATATGAAGCGGGACTTTACTTATATCGACGATATCGTTGACGGCGTGCTGCGCTGCCTCGACCACCCGCCTTCCATCGGCAAAAAAGGAGATGGGCCGCCGTGCCGTCTTTATAATATCGGCAACAGCCGCTCGGAAAACCTCATGGATTTCATCGCCTTGATCGAAAGAGAACTAGGGAAAAAGGCCGGGATCGCGTTCAAGCCCATGCAGCCCGGCGACGTCAAGGAGACTTACTCCGACATCGCCGACGCCCGGCGCGACTTCGGCTACATGCCCAAAACCACCATCGAGGAAGGCATTCCCCGTTTCGTCCGGTGGTATCGAAATTATTATGAAAATTACTAGGCAAATTTTGCCGGGTTGTTAACGTCTTTTTCACGTTCCATGCACTATATTATGAAAATCAAGCAGGAAATTCCCCGTCGCATGGTGGACGGGGGCAGTTTTTCTAACGCCGGATAAGGGGACGATTAGTGGAAACTTTAGTGCAGGCCCTTCGCAATCTCGGTCCTATGCGCCTGGCCGTAATGGGAGCCATGGTCTTCGGGCTGGTCTTCTTTTTCATCTATCTCATCACCCGGTTCGGGACGCCGCAAATGTCGCTGTTATACGGCGATCTGGCGCAAGGCGATTCATCCCGCATCATATCCCAGCTTGACAGCCAGAACATCCCTTATGAATTAAAGGGCAACGGCGCCCAGATATTCGTCCCCGGAGACAAGGTTGCAAAGCTCCGCATGGATATGGCCGGCCAAGGGCTGCCCAGCGCCGGCGCCATCGGTTATGAAATTTTCGACACCGCCAGCACGTTAGGCACAACCAATTTCGTCCAGAATATCAATCTGGTGCGCGCCATGGAAGGCGAACTGGCCCGAACCATCGGCTCCCTTGATATGGTGAGATCGGCCCGGGTTCATCTGGTGCTGCCCAAGCGTGAGCTGTTCTCCCGTCAACAACAGCCGCCCAGCGCCTCAATCATCATCAAGATGGGAGGGGCGGGCCGTTTGAGCAACGAACAGGTTTTAGCCGTTCAACATCTGGTGGCGGCGGCGGTTCCGGGACTGGCGCCCAACCTCATTTCCATTATCGACAACAAGGGCGCTTTGCTGGCTCCCGGATTCGACGGCGGCGGAACCGCCGGCTCACTCGACGCCAAGGCCGAGGAACGCAAGCGGGGATTTGAAAATCGTCTGGCCCGCACCATTGAGGGATTGCTCGAAAAGACAGTGGGCTTCGGTCGGGCGCGC
It contains:
- a CDS encoding plasmid maintenance system killer, with product MIRSFRCKDTEKIWNGEKSRKFPGDMQDRALRKLRQLDAAQTLDDLKNPPGNRLEHLKGDRKGRMSIRINDQWRVCFVRRDNEVFDVEIVDYH
- a CDS encoding thiamine pyrophosphate-binding protein; the protein is MPKKDCDAHPKFPANPSRTGGRLVVASLLAHGVDAVFCVPGESYLEVLDALHDVSDRIRLIACRHEHGASNMAEAYAKLTGKPGVCMATRGPGACNAAIGAHTAFQDSTPMILLIGQVARPNIGREAFQEVDFRRMFAPLAKRVEQIDDSGQVPEIMARAFHDAVSGRPGPVVLALPEDMLRETTGAPDVGPFKPTHAEPDAADMEAMMKLLAKSRRPVAMLGGGGWTSQARLDIASFVEANALPVCASFRCNDLPDNRHPCYIGEMGISPDPALVRRIKDSDLLLAVGARLGEKTTQGYTLIGCPTPEQTLIHVYPSAEELGRVFHPNLAIHSAMAGFAAAAAGLKPIAGRQWRRWTEEARNDYIKNFEPPASGGPLDLGRVMVELDKMLPADAVITVDAGNFSGWPQRFLTFGGGRRMLGATSGAMGYGVPAAVASMIADPKRCAVGMVGDGGFAMTGQELATAALYGVAPIILVFNNRMYGAIRMHQERRHPGRVIGTDLYDIDFAALAEAYGAHGERVKKTEDFAPAFSRARASGKPALIELRYDPDIINTRTTLSAVRAAALHPSAS
- a CDS encoding methylenetetrahydrofolate--tRNA-(uracil(54)-C(5))-methyltransferase (FADH(2)-oxidizing) TrmFO → MNNSQPIHIIGGGLAGSEAAWQTARLGVPAIIHEMRPNRLTEAHVTGNLAELVCSNSLRSDDAEYNAVGLLHEEMRRMGSLIMRCADANKVPAGAALAVDREGFSKAVQQALEDEPLVTIRREEVTELDDRDSVIIATGPLTSPALAEAIRRMTGEDSLAFFDALAPIVYKDSIDFTKAWFQSRYDKGEGSDYINCPLDHNQYETFVAALTTAATVDFRDWEKDTPYFEGCLPIEVMASRGPQTLAYGPMKPVGLTNPRNPQTKPRAVVQLRQDNALGTLYNMVGFQTKMTHGEQKRLFTTIPGLEGAEFARLGGLHRNTFINSPKLLDGTLRLRQSIRFAGQITGCEGYVESAGVGLLAGRFAGRERLGREPSPPPPETALGAILGHITGGANPETFQPMNVNFGLFPPIDARNDKGRLLKGRDRKQAMSKRALDALDAWLKAT
- a CDS encoding 23S rRNA methyltransferase, coding for MTAGRGKGSKGGVRLSGRGVATRVKTAKKRKTSSTLWLKRQLNDPYVAEAARRGYRSRAAFKLIELDDRFHFLKPRSRVVDLGAAPGGWTQVAVERVKADKGEALVAALDICEMEPVSGAKIIHCDFLDDQAPALIREALGGPADTVLCDMASPATGHTATDHLRIMGLCEAAFAFACEILAADGAFVCKVLQGGTEQQLLADINRLFKNVRHAKPPASRSDSAEMYLVAMGFKGECASRSGLEL
- a CDS encoding CDP-diacylglycerol--serine O-phosphatidyltransferase, giving the protein MARRPRRPRLKGLPFNRMIPNILTLMAMCSGLTAIRFAIQDRWEHAVLAIVVAAILDALDGRVARILKGTSKFGAELDSLADFVSFGVAPAIILYLWTMKDAGRAGWLLVMLFCVCCVLRLARFNTNIDEPGAPPWSYNFFTGVPTPAGAGLVLLPLIFSLQLGDGFFRQPWVTSIFLVTVAGLLVSRIPTFAFKKFKVPIPWVLPMMLIVGLVVASLASAPWATLSISLSVYLVTIPFSVRAYASLQRQAEDIQGAAVNPADGDKSKENLSK
- a CDS encoding phosphatidylserine decarboxylase; this encodes MKTILVPVNRAGLPFIALFAAVSVALALVARPLGWVGVVLTLWCVYFFRDPQRVTPTRQGLIVSPADGVVQFIDRAPPPPELDMGDEARLRVCIFMNVFNVHVNRAPCDGVITKLVYTPGKFFNASLDKASKFNERQGVRMKTAEGHDIAFVQIAGLVARRILCLLSENQTVRAGERFGLIRFGSRVDVYLPEGVSPLVAVGQLTTAGETVIADINAKEPPRVGEVR
- a CDS encoding protein CapI, giving the protein MTVLVTGAAGFIGFHVCQALVKRGERVVGVDNLNDYYDVSLKKARLAVLKDEDGFSFERLDIAERADVDSLIKNHGDIDRIVHLAAQAGVRYSLIDPYAYTRANIEGHLVLLEACRRLKPFHHMVYASSSSVYGSNEKMPFAVDDRTDSPLSLYGATKKAMEVMSHAYAHLFELPQTGLRFFTVYGPWGRPDMAAFIFVRKILAGEPIPVFNNGDMKRDFTYIDDIVDGVLRCLDHPPSIGKKGDGPPCRLYNIGNSRSENLMDFIALIERELGKKAGIAFKPMQPGDVKETYSDIADARRDFGYMPKTTIEEGIPRFVRWYRNYYENY